A single Drosophila miranda strain MSH22 chromosome XR, D.miranda_PacBio2.1, whole genome shotgun sequence DNA region contains:
- the LOC108150815 gene encoding uncharacterized protein LOC108150815 → MFLTKSSSARHSLLVLLLALCCLSSAFSAKITKKVEKPSTSGEKAEPSAAEEAAPPVGEEEEADEEETDIDEDDDDDEEEEEQEADKQAAAAVAATTGGNKNPTAVQAATDPTDLSVWGMVRTLWTWLRSDLGESLFGDDDEEKPSAGAGTETSAVEGRTFGKIRRLQMALIPIIFKFGVLSAMVAFLVAIGMKSLFLLKVLVLMNAVAILGKFITLKSTLFGQYEHTAPTFNYPGWNPHAKESWGATGLSGPGGPNGHPPSKEIHLHIHGNAQTQAQLAGQGYNYETQGGWASRSDPYGGYAPTGQFGESQQPAVATADAVPKDSDPMALLPTKYRARHLIR, encoded by the exons TTTCTCACAAAGAGTTCAAGTGCGAGGCACTCactgctggtgctgttgctggccCTCTGCTGCCTGAGCAGCGCTTTTAGCGCCAAGATAACAAAAAAGGTCGAGAAACCCTCGACTAGTGGAGAAAAAGCCGAGCCATCTGCCGCCGAGGAGGCTGCCCCACCAGTCGGCGAGGAGGAGGAAGCCGATGAAGAGGAAACCGACATCGacgaggatgatgatgatgacgaggaggaggaggagcaggaggcaGACAAACAGGCAGCAGCGGCTGTTGCCGCCACAACCGGTGGCAACAAGAACCCCACCGCCGTTCAGGCGGCCACAGACCCCACCGATCTCAGTGTCTGGGGCATGGTGCGCACACTCTGGACCTGGCTGCGCAGCGATCTGGGTGAAAGCCTCTtcggcgacgacgacgaagaGAAGCCATCCGCCGGCGCCGGCACCGAAACCTCAGCTGTGG AGGGTCGTACCTTTGGCAAGATCCGTCGCCTGCAGATGGCCCTGATACCGATCATCTTCAAGTTCGGCGTACTGTCGGCCATGGTGGCCTTTCTGGTGGCCATCGGAATGAAGTCGCTGTTCCTGCTGAAGGTTTTGGTGCTGATGAATGCCGTGGCCATTTTGGGCAAGTTCATAACGCTGAAATCGACCCTCTTTGGGCAGTACGAGCACACGGCGCCCACGTTCAACTATCCCGGCTGGAATCCCCATGCCAAGGAGTCCTGGGGAGCCACTGGTCTGAGCGGACCCGGTGGACCCAACGGCCATCCGCCCAGCAAGGAGATTCATCTGCACATCCACGGCAATGCCCAGACCCAGGCCCAGCTCGCCGGCCAGGGCTACAACTATGAGACGCAGGGGGGCTGGGCCAGTCGCTCGGATCCCTATGGCGGCTACGCCCCGACGGGACAGTTCGGGGAGAGCCAGCAGCCGGCTGTGGCGACTGCCGACGCGGTGCCCAAGGACTCCGATCCCATGGCCCTGCTGCCGACCAAGTACCGGGCGAGACATCTGATCCGCTGA